One window from the genome of Faecalibacterium sp. HTF-F encodes:
- a CDS encoding GntR family transcriptional regulator, translating into MKESALASSSRLGGAVISDRIVASLLEELRTGRYARADRLPAEVDLAAELGVSRTVIRDALSEMERAGYVERVRGIGTVVNRTVLSLRSRLDQKLEYYPLIRSFGSYPHADGIQVFPIRAGEELAHNLDIAPGDDVICIKKRILADTTPVIYSIDYLPRALFGTRDYTRIDLTGGVFDILERECHQQISSNVAHLKASCGDDAIRSAMRLAPGEAMLLLDEVCFNRLCRPVMRSLSYYTNFFDFSILRKLL; encoded by the coding sequence ATGAAGGAATCTGCACTTGCATCTTCCAGCCGGTTGGGCGGCGCTGTCATCAGCGACCGCATCGTTGCCAGTCTGCTTGAAGAGCTGCGCACCGGGCGCTATGCCCGGGCCGACCGTCTGCCTGCCGAGGTGGACCTTGCCGCCGAGCTGGGCGTGAGCCGCACCGTCATCCGTGATGCGCTGAGCGAAATGGAACGCGCTGGTTACGTGGAGCGAGTGCGCGGCATTGGCACGGTGGTGAACCGTACGGTGCTGAGCCTGCGCAGCCGTCTGGACCAGAAGCTGGAATACTACCCGCTGATCCGCAGCTTTGGCAGCTATCCCCACGCTGACGGCATTCAGGTCTTTCCCATCCGTGCCGGGGAGGAACTGGCCCACAATCTGGACATCGCACCCGGCGATGATGTGATCTGCATCAAAAAGCGCATTCTGGCCGACACCACCCCGGTGATCTATTCCATCGACTACCTGCCCAGGGCATTGTTCGGTACACGGGATTATACCCGCATCGACCTGACCGGCGGGGTGTTCGATATTCTGGAACGGGAATGCCACCAGCAGATCTCCTCCAACGTTGCCCACCTGAAGGCAAGCTGCGGCGATGACGCCATCCGCTCGGCCATGCGCCTTGCTCCCGGCGAAGCCATGCTGCTGCTGGACGAAGTGTGTTTCAATCGTTTGTGCCGCCCGGTGATGCGTTCGCTGAGCTACTACACAAACTTCTTTGATTTTTCTATCCTACGCAAACTGCTTTAA
- a CDS encoding GNAT family N-acetyltransferase: MEIFLHRICGKTAEPPVPMLLRRCTAEEAPAVYALQNEVRAAMPHPEQFVPDTLENITTYVRKDLCIGAWQGSRLGGYLIVRFCGQSEHNYAAFMDVPRTEWEHWANADSAIVHADFRGNGLQRLMLEAALPLFPGRITHIGATVSPENQYSLNNALASGFAIVSRREMYGGYDRYLLKKDL, encoded by the coding sequence ATGGAAATTTTTCTGCACAGGATATGCGGCAAAACCGCAGAGCCGCCGGTGCCCATGCTGCTGCGCCGCTGTACGGCAGAGGAAGCCCCGGCGGTGTACGCTTTGCAGAATGAGGTGCGCGCCGCCATGCCGCACCCCGAGCAGTTTGTGCCAGACACGCTGGAAAATATCACGACCTATGTCCGCAAGGACCTGTGCATTGGTGCATGGCAGGGCAGCAGGCTGGGCGGGTACCTCATCGTGCGCTTCTGCGGGCAGAGCGAGCACAACTACGCGGCCTTCATGGACGTCCCGCGTACCGAGTGGGAGCACTGGGCCAATGCCGACAGCGCCATCGTCCACGCAGACTTTCGCGGCAACGGCCTGCAAAGGCTCATGCTGGAAGCAGCCCTGCCGCTCTTCCCGGGCAGGATCACCCACATCGGGGCCACCGTCAGCCCGGAAAACCAGTACAGCCTGAACAACGCCCTTGCATCGGGCTTTGCCATCGTCTCCCGGCGGGAAATGTATGGCGGATACGACCGGTATCTGCTGAAAAAAGACTTGTAA
- a CDS encoding sugar transferase, whose product MYRNGIKRLLAIVLSLCGMVCLSWLFLILAVAIKLDSPGPVFFKQKRVGIGKKHFYILKFRTMRIDTPHDMPTHLLHDPDQYITRMGHFLRKTSLDELPQLWNIFVGDMAVIGPRPALWNQYDLLAERDKYHANDVRPGLTGWAQIHGRDELEIAEKAKLDGWYVEHLSFGLDVKCFFGTIAAVLRHDGVVEGGTGTLHEETGKENH is encoded by the coding sequence ATGTATCGTAACGGTATCAAGCGCCTGCTGGCGATCGTGCTGTCCCTGTGCGGCATGGTCTGCCTGTCATGGCTCTTTCTGATCCTGGCCGTGGCTATCAAGCTGGATTCGCCCGGCCCGGTGTTCTTCAAACAGAAACGTGTGGGTATTGGCAAAAAGCACTTTTACATTTTAAAGTTCCGCACCATGCGCATCGACACGCCCCACGATATGCCTACCCACCTGCTCCACGACCCGGACCAGTATATCACCCGGATGGGGCATTTCCTGCGCAAGACCAGTCTGGACGAGCTGCCCCAGCTGTGGAACATCTTTGTGGGGGATATGGCGGTCATCGGCCCGCGGCCTGCGTTGTGGAACCAGTATGATCTGCTGGCAGAGCGCGACAAGTACCATGCCAACGATGTGCGCCCGGGCCTGACCGGCTGGGCACAGATCCATGGCCGTGATGAGCTGGAGATCGCGGAGAAAGCCAAGCTGGACGGCTGGTATGTGGAGCATCTGAGCTTTGGGCTGGATGTGAAATGCTTCTTCGGCACCATTGCGGCTGTGCTCAGGCACGACGGCGTGGTGGAGGGCGGCACCGGCACTCTGCACGAAGAAACAGGCAAAGAGAACCATTAA
- the aspS gene encoding aspartate--tRNA(Asn) ligase has protein sequence MERTYINEAQKAIGGTVKVQGFIENLRNSKYMAFIVLKDITGKLQITVEKEDHPDLVDTIDKLTPDSVITVTGKVMENDYVKMGGVEMIPESIEIESIADALPIVRKEIAATKKKKAVERSSIDQRIDYRWIDLRTDENQLMFKAQSCFVNAMRKFLLDRNFIEIHTPKLIAAASESGSEVFKVDYFDRNAYLAQSPQFYKQMAMAAGFERIFETGPVFRAEKSYTNKHSTEFSGFDLEFSYITSYKDVMKMEEELLTAGLQAVKDNYGDQIKEMFGQEVIVPTTPFPVVKLADLYKGLEEEFGYTVDESEKGDLTTEAERLSYEWVKKHYGHEFLFITDYSAEKRAFYHMRDENGVPQGYDLIWRGVEITTGAQREHRYEVLKKQAEEKGLAEDVKFYLEFFQYGCPPHGGFGIGIDRLTMLLCGLTIKEAEFLFRGPNRLTP, from the coding sequence ATGGAACGCACCTATATCAACGAGGCCCAGAAGGCCATCGGCGGCACGGTCAAGGTGCAGGGCTTTATCGAGAACCTGCGCAACAGCAAGTATATGGCCTTCATCGTGCTGAAGGATATTACCGGCAAACTGCAGATCACGGTGGAAAAGGAAGATCACCCCGATCTGGTGGATACCATCGATAAGCTCACCCCGGATTCCGTCATTACCGTCACCGGCAAGGTGATGGAAAACGACTACGTCAAGATGGGCGGCGTGGAGATGATCCCCGAGTCCATCGAGATCGAGAGCATTGCCGATGCACTGCCCATCGTCCGCAAGGAGATCGCAGCCACCAAGAAAAAGAAGGCTGTGGAGCGCTCCAGCATCGACCAGCGCATCGACTACCGCTGGATCGACCTGCGCACCGACGAGAACCAGCTGATGTTCAAGGCACAGAGCTGCTTCGTCAACGCCATGCGCAAGTTCCTGCTGGACCGTAACTTCATCGAGATCCACACCCCCAAGCTGATCGCTGCTGCCAGCGAGAGCGGCTCTGAGGTGTTCAAGGTGGATTACTTCGACCGCAATGCCTATCTGGCACAGAGCCCCCAGTTCTACAAGCAGATGGCCATGGCTGCAGGCTTTGAGCGCATCTTCGAGACCGGCCCTGTGTTCCGCGCCGAGAAGAGCTACACCAACAAGCACTCCACCGAGTTCTCCGGCTTCGATCTGGAGTTCAGCTACATCACTTCCTATAAAGACGTGATGAAGATGGAAGAGGAGCTGCTGACTGCCGGTCTGCAGGCCGTCAAGGACAACTACGGCGATCAGATCAAGGAGATGTTCGGTCAGGAAGTCATCGTGCCCACCACTCCGTTCCCGGTGGTCAAGCTGGCAGACCTGTACAAGGGCTTGGAAGAAGAGTTCGGCTATACCGTCGATGAGAGCGAGAAGGGCGACCTGACCACTGAGGCCGAGCGCCTGAGCTATGAGTGGGTGAAGAAGCACTACGGTCACGAGTTCCTCTTCATCACCGATTATTCCGCCGAGAAGCGTGCCTTCTACCACATGCGGGATGAGAACGGTGTGCCGCAGGGCTACGACCTGATCTGGCGTGGTGTTGAGATCACCACCGGTGCCCAGCGCGAGCACCGCTACGAAGTGCTGAAGAAGCAGGCTGAGGAAAAGGGACTGGCTGAGGACGTCAAGTTCTATCTGGAGTTCTTCCAGTACGGCTGTCCGCCCCACGGCGGCTTCGGCATTGGCATCGACCGCCTGACCATGCTGCTGTGCGGCCTGACCATCAAGGAGGCCGAGTTCCTGTTCCGCGGCCCCAACCGCCTGACCCCGTAA
- a CDS encoding TIM-barrel domain-containing protein — protein sequence MIQHFRFGAPLPTDSVVQDIPVFAGPVPFLTAENGGWEYRMAPDAIVYGLGEMPRGINKRGWHYVTNNTDEARHSEDKLSYYGAHNFLLIDGGAGCECFGVFIDFPGKVRYDIGYTEYDTLRFSTEEPDYELYIITGGGLNDISRQFRQLIGRSYIPPKWAFGLAQSRFGYKTAEDVREVARQYKENDLPLDMICMDIDYMQDYADFTVNKQRFPDLAALSAELKAQGIRLVPIIDAGVRIDPANPVCAEGLANGYFCTKADGTPFVAAVWPGKAYFADFLRPEVREWFGRQYKALTDCGIDGFWNDMNEPALFYSPERLKAFFESMDELSRKDNIVQDEFFGKVVGGALGLMNAPADYASFYHDVDGRRVRHDRVHNLYGGNMTRAAGEAFARLRPGRRTLLYSRSSFIGSHRYGGIWLGDNASTWAQLLANIQMMPNVQLCGFLYTGADLCGFSYDTTPDLALRWLEFGLFTPLMRNHSTDGSRMQEYYRFADMLPALRKMLRLRYALLPYLYSEFMKAALENTSYFRPLGFDFPADPDAREVQDQLLLGEGVMVAPVYTQNASGRHVYLPETMKLYRIRSVDDYDTELLPAGHHYVRCALDEVLLFIRPGHAVPVARPASCTAQLDDTSLTLWACPDENGSARCRMYTDDGETSDFAAPEHWKVLESN from the coding sequence ATGATCCAGCATTTCCGTTTTGGCGCTCCCCTGCCCACCGACAGTGTGGTGCAGGACATTCCCGTTTTCGCCGGGCCGGTGCCCTTTCTCACCGCTGAGAATGGCGGCTGGGAATACCGGATGGCTCCGGATGCCATCGTGTACGGTCTGGGCGAAATGCCCCGCGGCATCAACAAGCGCGGCTGGCACTACGTTACCAACAACACCGATGAAGCCCGCCACAGCGAGGATAAGCTTTCCTACTATGGTGCGCACAATTTTCTGCTCATTGATGGCGGTGCGGGCTGTGAATGCTTTGGTGTGTTCATCGATTTCCCGGGCAAAGTGCGTTACGATATCGGCTACACCGAATACGACACCCTGCGCTTTTCTACCGAAGAGCCGGACTATGAGCTTTACATCATTACCGGCGGCGGCCTGAACGATATCAGCCGCCAGTTCCGGCAGCTCATCGGCCGCAGCTATATCCCGCCCAAGTGGGCCTTTGGTCTGGCACAGAGCCGCTTTGGCTACAAAACCGCTGAGGACGTGCGGGAGGTGGCCCGTCAGTACAAAGAGAACGATCTGCCGCTGGATATGATCTGTATGGACATCGATTATATGCAGGATTACGCGGATTTTACCGTAAACAAACAGCGCTTCCCGGACCTTGCCGCCCTGAGCGCCGAACTGAAAGCGCAGGGCATCCGGCTGGTGCCCATCATCGATGCAGGTGTGCGCATCGACCCGGCAAATCCCGTCTGTGCCGAGGGCCTTGCAAACGGTTACTTCTGCACCAAAGCCGACGGCACGCCCTTTGTGGCGGCGGTGTGGCCCGGCAAGGCTTACTTTGCGGACTTCCTGCGTCCGGAGGTGCGGGAGTGGTTCGGCCGGCAGTACAAGGCGCTGACCGACTGCGGCATCGATGGCTTCTGGAATGATATGAACGAGCCTGCGCTGTTTTATTCGCCGGAGCGGCTCAAGGCTTTCTTTGAGAGCATGGACGAACTGAGCCGGAAGGACAACATCGTGCAGGATGAATTCTTCGGCAAGGTGGTAGGCGGTGCGCTGGGCCTGATGAACGCCCCTGCGGACTACGCCAGCTTCTACCACGACGTGGATGGCCGACGGGTGCGCCACGACAGGGTGCACAACCTCTACGGCGGCAATATGACCCGCGCGGCAGGCGAAGCCTTTGCCCGCCTGCGGCCCGGCAGACGCACTTTGCTGTACAGCCGCTCCAGCTTCATCGGCAGCCACCGCTACGGCGGCATCTGGCTGGGTGACAACGCTTCCACATGGGCACAGCTTCTGGCCAACATCCAGATGATGCCCAACGTGCAGCTGTGCGGCTTTCTTTATACCGGTGCCGACCTGTGCGGTTTTTCCTACGATACTACGCCTGATCTCGCCCTACGCTGGCTGGAGTTCGGCCTGTTCACGCCGCTGATGCGCAATCACTCCACCGATGGTTCCCGGATGCAGGAATACTACCGCTTTGCGGACATGCTGCCCGCCCTGCGGAAGATGCTCCGGCTGCGGTATGCCCTGCTGCCCTACCTTTATAGTGAGTTCATGAAGGCGGCACTGGAAAATACCAGCTACTTCCGGCCATTGGGCTTTGACTTCCCCGCCGACCCGGACGCCCGCGAGGTACAGGACCAGCTGCTGCTGGGCGAGGGTGTGATGGTGGCACCCGTCTACACCCAGAACGCCAGCGGACGCCATGTCTACCTGCCCGAGACCATGAAGCTCTACCGCATTCGCAGTGTGGACGACTACGACACCGAGCTTCTGCCCGCCGGGCACCATTATGTCCGCTGTGCACTGGACGAGGTCCTGCTGTTCATCCGCCCGGGCCATGCCGTACCGGTGGCAAGACCCGCCAGCTGCACCGCCCAGCTGGACGATACCAGCCTGACCCTGTGGGCCTGCCCGGACGAAAACGGCAGCGCCCGCTGCCGGATGTACACCGATGATGGCGAAACGAGCGATTTTGCCGCACCGGAGCACTGGAAGGTGCTTGAATCCAACTGA
- a CDS encoding MATE family efflux transporter, protein MAQTSRSADLTSGPMLQKIILFSIPLAASSILQLLFNAADVVVVGRFAGSTALAAVGSNGSLINLLVNLFVGLSLGANVVAARCFGAKDERGVQNTVQTSVTLGLVSGVLLAVVGFFAARGLLELMSCPEDVIDLSALYLKIYFIGMPMTMLYNFSSALLRAVGDTKRPLYCLAAAGIINVVLNLVFVIGFSMSVAGVALATIISQTVSACMVTRMLMKEEGALHLDLHHLGFHMGALKQILLIGLPAGLQSTVFSLSNVVIQSAINSFGSTVVAGSSASANLEGFVYTAMNAFAQAAVTFTSQNMGARKYQNLNRVVLNCLLCAIVTGVVLGGGAVLAGTRLLHFYSSDAAVIAAGYERLRVICGTYLLCGIMDTLASSLRGLGYSVLPMVVSLVGSCLLRLVWIATIFQLNRTPFMLYISYPISWVLTAAVHLACLLVVRHKMKNKLKLSID, encoded by the coding sequence ATGGCTCAGACAAGCCGCTCCGCTGACCTGACCAGCGGCCCGATGCTCCAAAAGATCATCCTGTTCTCCATCCCGCTGGCAGCTTCCAGCATCCTGCAGCTGCTGTTCAACGCAGCGGACGTAGTGGTCGTGGGCCGCTTTGCGGGCAGCACCGCACTGGCGGCAGTGGGCTCCAACGGCTCCCTCATCAATCTGCTGGTGAATCTGTTCGTGGGGCTTTCGCTGGGCGCAAATGTGGTGGCCGCACGCTGTTTTGGCGCAAAGGACGAGCGCGGTGTTCAGAACACGGTGCAGACCTCGGTGACGCTGGGTCTTGTCAGCGGCGTGCTGCTGGCTGTGGTGGGGTTCTTTGCGGCCCGTGGCCTGCTGGAGCTGATGAGCTGCCCGGAGGATGTGATCGACCTCTCTGCGCTGTATCTTAAAATCTATTTTATCGGAATGCCCATGACCATGCTGTACAACTTCAGCTCGGCACTGCTGCGCGCCGTGGGTGACACCAAGCGTCCCCTGTACTGTCTGGCGGCGGCAGGCATCATCAATGTGGTGCTGAATCTGGTGTTCGTCATTGGCTTTTCCATGAGCGTGGCAGGCGTGGCACTGGCTACCATCATCAGTCAGACCGTCTCTGCCTGCATGGTGACGCGGATGCTGATGAAGGAGGAGGGCGCTCTGCATCTGGATCTGCATCATCTGGGCTTCCACATGGGTGCCCTGAAGCAGATTTTGCTCATCGGCCTGCCTGCCGGTCTGCAGAGCACCGTGTTCAGCCTGTCCAACGTGGTCATCCAGTCGGCTATCAACTCCTTCGGCTCCACGGTGGTGGCAGGCAGTTCGGCCTCCGCCAATCTGGAGGGCTTCGTCTATACCGCCATGAACGCCTTTGCGCAGGCAGCGGTGACCTTTACCAGCCAGAACATGGGTGCACGCAAGTACCAGAACCTGAACCGTGTTGTCCTCAACTGCCTGCTGTGCGCCATCGTCACCGGCGTGGTGCTGGGCGGCGGCGCAGTGCTGGCAGGCACCCGGCTGCTGCACTTCTACTCCTCGGATGCGGCGGTCATTGCCGCCGGATATGAGCGCCTGCGGGTGATCTGCGGCACCTACCTGCTGTGTGGCATCATGGACACGCTGGCCAGCAGCCTGCGCGGCCTTGGCTACAGCGTGCTGCCCATGGTGGTGAGCCTTGTGGGCAGCTGCCTGCTGCGTCTGGTGTGGATCGCTACCATCTTCCAGCTGAACCGCACACCGTTCATGCTGTACATCAGCTACCCCATCAGCTGGGTGCTGACCGCCGCCGTGCATCTGGCCTGTCTGCTTGTGGTGCGGCACAAGATGAAAAACAAACTTAAACTATCCATCGACTGA